AGCATTGAGAACTCCTACACTGGGTTGTTCAGCTCCGGAGGGGGGCTACTCACGCCCACCGAGAGTCCACCGCCGTCTTCTGGGGGGTACACGTCTGAGTACAACCCCTTCTCCCACTCCTTCCAGACCTCCATGTCCCAGGAGCAGTCCTTGCTGGTGTCCAAGGCCCACAGCACAGCCGACTGTCTGACCAGCGTCTACACCTCCCTGGACATGACCCACCCCTACGGCTCCTGGTACAAGGCTGGCATCCACCCCAGTATCACTGCCGCCCCCTCCAATGCCACATCCTCCTGGTGGGAAGTCCACCCCAACACCAACTGGTTAAGTGctgcccagccccagccccagaccGACAGCCTCCAGGGCTCGCTCCAGCCCATCCCTCCCCAAGcctccctcagcccccagctgcccAGCTACGCCTCTGACTTCACCTCCATCAATGCAGCTCAGTACCCCTCAGTGAGCCTGGGCTcctcatcacacctcctccagtcctcccagcACATGCTGCCTCAGGACATGTACAAGCCCAAGCAGGTGTCCGGCGGGGGGCTGATGGAGAGTCAGATGGGCCTGAAGCCTGCAGCTGGATCACGAGGGTATGGAGGAACCACCACTGGCAGGTCCTCCTGTGACTGTCCCAACTGCCAGGAGTTGGAGCGGCTGGGGGCCTCAGCTGCATCCCTGAGGAAGAAGCCTGTCCATAGCTGCCACATCCCAGGGTGTGGGAAAGTCTATGGGAAGGCCTCGCATCTCAAGGCCCACCTCCGCTGGCACACTGGGGAGAGACCCTTCGTCTGCAACTGGCTGTTCTGTGGGAAGCGCTTCACACGCTCCGACGAACTGGAGAGGCATGTCCGCACACACACGCGGGAGAAGAAGTTCACCTGCCTGCTGTGTAACAAGAGATTCACCCGCAGTGACCACCTCAGCAAGCACCAGAAGACGCACGCAGAGTCTGCCCTGCAGCAGGGAAAGACTGGGGAGGGAGAGGCCCAGGACCCCAGGAATGAGGAGATGGCAGACCCCAATAAACCCAACACGGCCGTGCAGAATAATGGAGGAGTCCCTAGTGACCCAACTAACAAAGGAGAGAAAACTGGTTCAGGCAATGGGGTGGAAACAAGCAGTGGACTGCTGGAGATCTAACTTCATTCTATGTGTTG
The sequence above is drawn from the Salmo salar chromosome ssa22, Ssal_v3.1, whole genome shotgun sequence genome and encodes:
- the LOC106582663 gene encoding transcription factor Sp7-like yields the protein MAASILEEEARYGSSSFAMLTATSNKFGSPVRDSATPGKAGPGSTAPGKKQYSMTLDLQKNGRGGESIENSYTGLFSSGGGLLTPTESPPPSSGGYTSEYNPFSHSFQTSMSQEQSLLVSKAHSTADCLTSVYTSLDMTHPYGSWYKAGIHPSITAAPSNATSSWWEVHPNTNWLSAAQPQPQTDSLQGSLQPIPPQASLSPQLPSYASDFTSINAAQYPSVSLGSSSHLLQSSQHMLPQDMYKPKQVSGGGLMESQMGLKPAAGSRGYGGTTTGRSSCDCPNCQELERLGASAASLRKKPVHSCHIPGCGKVYGKASHLKAHLRWHTGERPFVCNWLFCGKRFTRSDELERHVRTHTREKKFTCLLCNKRFTRSDHLSKHQKTHAESALQQGKTGEGEAQDPRNEEMADPNKPNTAVQNNGGVPSDPTNKGEKTGSGNGVETSSGLLEI